One window from the genome of Myxococcales bacterium encodes:
- a CDS encoding integration host factor subunit beta: MTKSKLIEKISEALNLPAGRAEVIVNCIFDSMVEKLVSREGIEIRGFGSFTVRDYKAYEGRNPRTGDPVHVGEKRLPFFKVGKEMRERVNAAAADNPIRDDDDDEDDDTGPDEPAHPDDE, translated from the coding sequence GTGACCAAATCAAAACTAATCGAAAAAATCTCCGAAGCCCTCAATCTCCCTGCCGGTCGCGCAGAAGTTATCGTCAACTGCATCTTCGACTCGATGGTCGAAAAGCTGGTTAGCCGCGAGGGCATTGAAATTCGCGGCTTTGGCAGTTTTACCGTCCGCGACTACAAAGCCTACGAGGGGCGCAACCCGCGGACCGGCGATCCGGTGCACGTCGGCGAAAAGCGCTTGCCGTTCTTTAAGGTCGGCAAGGAAATGCGCGAGCGCGTTAACGCCGCGGCCGCGGACAATCCGATTCGCGACGATGACGACGACGAAGATGATGACACGGGCCCCGATGAGCCCGCTCATCCCGATGATGAATAG
- a CDS encoding inner membrane CreD family protein encodes MNPTNIVKWAVLAGVLIAAISALSAVGRLGAERSSLRNEVATEVEVAAGGSHTVTTPMLVVEFTESWLDEAQVAQQQRWQYVLIASEVNARMTSAVSTRYRGIFPARVANTRHDLRATFVAPAAWFSPWRDGAQRGLTAAYVAFGASSPRGLRDITGGVRAVTDADASAMPLAFAARVANEATLLSGVGDAQLIASLAPAALAALRAGPLRLDLGLTSSGGGRVNLVPLAQAISIEHTSDWSHLKYAGRLPADHALARRGSTARWQLDGLSEGLAATYDGNSIAALVAAVSQGGVQLAFIDPVDVYASLERAVKHGWLIVLVTLALVLLFESTRGLRLHPVQYGLVAFGLVLFFLLLLSLGEHVGFAAAYLVAATATCALCVAYLMALFRRVALGLSFAGYFAGVYLSLYVILRSEDFALLLGACLLLVGLAIAMWLTRRLHLIAEMLPPSAANGMSTDARRGDPSA; translated from the coding sequence ATGAATCCAACCAATATTGTAAAATGGGCGGTGCTCGCTGGCGTGCTCATTGCCGCGATCTCGGCGCTATCTGCGGTGGGGCGACTTGGCGCCGAGCGCTCAAGCTTGCGCAACGAGGTCGCCACCGAGGTCGAGGTTGCGGCGGGTGGCTCCCACACCGTGACGACGCCTATGCTGGTTGTCGAGTTCACTGAATCGTGGCTTGACGAGGCACAAGTCGCGCAGCAACAGCGCTGGCAGTACGTGCTGATCGCGAGCGAGGTAAACGCTCGCATGACCTCGGCCGTGTCGACGCGGTATCGCGGCATTTTCCCGGCGCGCGTTGCCAACACCCGGCACGACCTGCGCGCGACCTTTGTGGCGCCAGCCGCATGGTTTTCGCCGTGGCGCGACGGCGCCCAACGCGGGCTAACGGCGGCGTACGTCGCCTTTGGCGCGAGCTCGCCGCGTGGCCTGCGCGACATCACGGGCGGCGTGCGGGCCGTAACCGATGCCGACGCGAGCGCCATGCCGCTAGCGTTTGCCGCGCGCGTTGCCAACGAGGCGACGTTGCTAAGCGGCGTAGGCGACGCCCAGCTCATCGCGTCGCTCGCACCGGCCGCGCTCGCCGCGCTGCGCGCCGGACCGCTGCGGCTCGACCTCGGGCTGACGTCTAGCGGTGGCGGGCGCGTCAACTTGGTGCCGCTGGCGCAGGCCATATCGATCGAGCACACCAGCGATTGGAGCCATCTCAAATACGCTGGGCGACTGCCCGCGGATCACGCGCTTGCACGCCGCGGCTCCACCGCGCGTTGGCAGCTCGACGGCCTTAGCGAAGGCCTTGCGGCCACCTACGATGGCAACAGCATTGCGGCGCTTGTCGCGGCGGTGAGCCAGGGCGGGGTGCAGCTTGCCTTCATCGATCCCGTCGACGTGTATGCCTCGCTCGAGCGCGCGGTCAAGCACGGCTGGCTCATCGTTCTCGTCACCCTGGCGCTCGTGCTGCTATTTGAAAGCACGCGCGGCTTGCGGCTGCATCCGGTGCAATACGGCCTCGTCGCCTTTGGCTTGGTCTTGTTCTTCTTGTTGTTGCTCTCGCTCGGGGAGCACGTCGGCTTTGCCGCCGCCTATCTCGTCGCCGCCACCGCAACCTGTGCGCTGTGCGTCGCCTACCTCATGGCGCTGTTTCGCCGCGTCGCGCTCGGCCTTAGCTTCGCGGGGTACTTTGCTGGCGTCTATCTCTCGCTCTACGTGATCTTGCGCTCCGAGGATTTCGCGCTCCTCCTCGGCGCGTGCTTGCTGCTGGTTGGCCTCGCCATCGCGATGTGGCTAACGCGGCGGTTGCACCTAATCGCCGAGATGCTGCCGCCCTCGGCTGCTAACGGCATGTCTACCGACGCGCGACGTGGCGACCCAAGTGCGTAA
- a CDS encoding trypsin-like serine protease, with protein sequence MSAKMQLSLPLATCAALLAAACQNAPTPLSTERQDAAIIGGATASNGQYPAVVALMLGNQSSLCTGTLIEPDVVLTAAHCVQNESPGSLSVIIDRENLQSPGGGGRSVGVAKRVVHPNYNGNGGGGTVHDVALVFLDEQLTDRTPIAINRDVAARAPGTATTLTGFGINVAGGSNAGVLYTVGKPISACDDVEQIIEDVYNFSMPLDQTRYICWDQTVGTGKCQGDSGGPTFIDVGGETRVAGITSFGDGEGCRYFGVDTAVDAELAFIDEEIGIWSCGANGACNADCGTFGLPGDVDCPLCASDAECGDGYCNGAGQCQPSPFSTGGLGSTCAFGTDCASGLCTSGPGGMACVDYCTVGAGPTAADACPSSFECVDTGQGAQGVCWHTGDGGGCSASPAAGRRAPAAPFAVVGFGALAWAVLGRRSVLARAQR encoded by the coding sequence ATGAGTGCCAAAATGCAGCTCTCCTTGCCACTGGCGACCTGCGCGGCCCTGCTGGCCGCCGCCTGCCAAAACGCGCCAACGCCGCTGTCGACAGAGCGCCAAGACGCCGCCATTATCGGCGGCGCCACCGCCTCTAATGGCCAGTACCCGGCGGTCGTCGCGCTCATGCTCGGCAATCAAAGCTCGTTGTGTACCGGCACGCTGATCGAGCCCGACGTCGTGCTCACTGCGGCGCATTGCGTGCAGAATGAATCTCCAGGCTCGCTGTCGGTCATCATCGATCGCGAAAACTTGCAGTCGCCCGGTGGGGGCGGCCGCTCCGTCGGCGTCGCGAAGCGCGTCGTGCATCCCAATTACAATGGCAATGGCGGGGGAGGCACGGTGCACGACGTCGCCCTAGTGTTTCTCGACGAACAGCTGACAGATCGCACGCCGATCGCCATCAATCGCGACGTCGCCGCGCGTGCGCCGGGCACCGCCACCACGCTGACGGGCTTTGGCATTAACGTCGCCGGCGGCAGCAATGCCGGCGTGCTCTACACCGTGGGCAAGCCGATCTCGGCGTGCGACGACGTCGAACAGATCATTGAGGATGTCTACAACTTTTCGATGCCGCTCGACCAAACGCGCTACATCTGTTGGGACCAGACGGTCGGCACCGGCAAGTGCCAAGGCGACAGCGGCGGCCCCACGTTTATCGACGTCGGCGGCGAGACGCGCGTCGCGGGCATCACGTCGTTTGGCGATGGCGAGGGCTGTCGTTATTTTGGCGTCGACACCGCCGTCGATGCCGAGCTAGCATTTATTGACGAAGAGATTGGCATTTGGTCGTGTGGCGCCAACGGGGCCTGCAACGCCGACTGCGGCACATTTGGGCTGCCGGGCGATGTCGATTGCCCGCTATGTGCCTCCGACGCCGAATGCGGCGATGGCTATTGCAATGGCGCCGGGCAATGCCAGCCCAGCCCATTCTCGACGGGCGGCCTGGGCAGCACCTGCGCCTTTGGCACCGACTGCGCGTCGGGGTTGTGCACCTCGGGCCCCGGCGGCATGGCATGCGTCGACTACTGCACGGTTGGTGCGGGCCCCACCGCGGCCGATGCCTGCCCAAGCAGCTTTGAATGCGTCGACACCGGCCAAGGCGCACAGGGCGTGTGTTGGCATACCGGCGACGGCGGGGGTTGCAGCGCCAGCCCAGCCGCGGGCCGCCGCGCACCCGCCGCGCCATTTGCGGTGGTCGGGTTTGGCGCCCTCGCGTGGGCCGTCCTCGGCCGGCGGAGCGTCCTCGCGCGGGCACAACGCTAA
- a CDS encoding protein kinase, with protein MEGSLVGPYRVIAKLGQGGMGAVYSAENSKTGLTVVLKILLRQHTRDKELLWRFFNEAKTASQLDHDNIVAVYDAGRMDDGTAYIAMEYLAGQTLGELLDKQQTLSVAAGAYVCWCMAKALEAAHSEGIIHRDLKPDNIHIVPDDAAPHGFRVKLLDFGIAKLMWDNTSSERTATGVMLGTPAYMAPEQCRSLRSIDGRADLYALGCILYEVLTSTPPFVAEGGGELLALHVTQHPPRLRKRDPKILATSKNSDSRCSPKIQQIGPRPLPRWRRACCHLPSWRNTRLSPNERKSQASRSPLATTRRGSPQNLSIRQNLPSSKTSGARGQPQPKRKPRWLACAVLPPPSATRRCASRRSRCSCLSSA; from the coding sequence GTGGAAGGCTCGCTGGTAGGCCCATACCGCGTCATCGCCAAGCTTGGGCAAGGCGGCATGGGTGCGGTTTACAGCGCCGAAAACAGCAAAACCGGCCTCACCGTGGTGCTGAAGATCTTGTTGCGCCAACACACGCGCGACAAGGAACTTTTGTGGCGCTTTTTCAATGAGGCCAAGACCGCGTCGCAGCTCGACCACGACAACATCGTTGCCGTCTACGACGCCGGCCGCATGGACGACGGCACGGCCTACATCGCGATGGAGTACCTCGCGGGCCAGACGCTCGGCGAATTGCTCGACAAGCAACAAACGCTGTCGGTCGCCGCAGGTGCCTACGTTTGCTGGTGCATGGCCAAGGCGCTTGAGGCCGCGCACAGCGAGGGCATCATTCACCGCGATCTGAAGCCCGACAATATTCACATCGTACCCGATGACGCCGCGCCCCACGGCTTTCGCGTCAAGCTGCTCGATTTTGGCATCGCCAAGCTGATGTGGGACAACACGTCGAGCGAGCGCACGGCGACCGGGGTCATGCTCGGTACGCCAGCGTATATGGCGCCCGAACAGTGCCGCAGCCTGCGCTCCATCGATGGCCGCGCCGATCTGTATGCGCTGGGTTGCATCTTGTATGAGGTGCTCACCAGCACCCCGCCGTTTGTCGCCGAGGGCGGTGGCGAACTCTTGGCGCTACACGTCACGCAACATCCGCCGCGTCTGCGCAAGCGCGATCCGAAGATCCTCGCGACCTCGAAGAACTCGGACTCGCGTTGCTCGCCAAAGATCCAGCAGATCGGCCCGCGACCGCTGCCGAGGTGGCGGCGCGCTTGTTGCCATTTGCCGAGCTGGCGCAACACACGGCTAAGCCCAAACGAAAGAAAGAGCCAAGCGTCGCGGAGCCCGCTAGCGACGACTCGACGCGGATCGCCTCAAAACCTGTCGATTCGTCAGAATTTACCGTCGTCCAAGACGAGCGGGGCACGCGGGCAGCCTCAACCCAAGCGCAAGCCACGGTGGCTCGCCTGCGCGGTTTTGCCGCCGCCGTCCGCCACTCGCCGCTGCGCATCGCGGCGCTCGCGGTGTTCGTGTTTGTCATCGGCGTGA